A portion of the Roseovarius sp. SCSIO 43702 genome contains these proteins:
- a CDS encoding LysM peptidoglycan-binding domain-containing M23 family metallopeptidase, with protein sequence MTFKAKRGLLLAGVAGMALTACSEPFDLDLRGGSSGGTSEAVRQATADRPDPDARGIISYPGYQVAVARRGDTLGSLAARIGADPAELARYNGIKTGDTLREGEVIALPGRVAEPSGGPIKPGGVDIESVAGGAIARADASSAPVTTTPLPSGTSGVEPTRHKVARGETAYTIARLYNVSIRSLAEWNGLGPDFSVREGQYLLIPVALPGETRASFDASEAPGAGSPTPEPPSAAKPLPKEDTVAVATLDKPKAGTQAADAPDLSKEQTKATPRATRMAMPVQGDIVREYAKGKNDGIDIAASPGASVKAADSGVVAAITEDTNGTPIVVVKHANNLLTVYSNVDNVSVKTGQKVSRGQALAKARSSGASAVHFEVRDGFDSLDPMPYLTN encoded by the coding sequence ATGACTTTCAAAGCGAAACGGGGCCTTCTTCTGGCCGGCGTGGCCGGGATGGCCCTCACGGCCTGTAGCGAACCCTTCGATCTCGACCTGCGCGGCGGCTCCAGCGGCGGCACGTCCGAGGCCGTCCGGCAGGCCACCGCCGACCGGCCCGACCCCGATGCGCGCGGCATCATCTCCTATCCGGGTTACCAGGTCGCGGTCGCGCGGCGCGGCGACACGCTGGGCAGCCTCGCCGCCCGCATCGGCGCGGACCCGGCCGAGCTTGCGCGCTACAACGGCATCAAGACCGGCGACACCCTCCGCGAGGGCGAGGTGATCGCGCTGCCCGGACGGGTGGCCGAACCCTCCGGCGGCCCGATCAAGCCGGGCGGCGTGGACATCGAAAGCGTCGCGGGCGGCGCCATCGCGCGCGCCGACGCCTCCTCCGCACCCGTGACCACCACCCCCCTGCCCTCGGGAACCAGCGGGGTCGAGCCCACGCGCCACAAGGTCGCGCGCGGCGAAACGGCCTACACCATCGCACGGCTCTACAACGTCTCCATCCGCAGCCTCGCCGAATGGAACGGTCTCGGCCCCGACTTCTCGGTGCGCGAGGGACAGTATCTCCTGATCCCCGTCGCCCTCCCCGGCGAGACGCGCGCCTCCTTCGATGCCTCCGAGGCGCCCGGGGCGGGTTCTCCCACGCCCGAGCCGCCAAGCGCCGCCAAGCCCTTGCCCAAGGAGGATACCGTCGCCGTCGCCACCCTCGACAAGCCGAAAGCCGGCACCCAGGCCGCCGACGCCCCGGACCTCTCGAAGGAACAGACCAAGGCCACACCCAGGGCCACGCGCATGGCGATGCCCGTGCAGGGCGACATCGTGCGCGAATACGCCAAGGGCAAGAATGACGGCATCGACATCGCCGCAAGCCCCGGCGCATCCGTCAAGGCCGCCGACAGCGGCGTCGTCGCGGCGATCACCGAGGATACGAACGGCACGCCCATCGTCGTCGTGAAACACGCCAACAACCTGCTGACGGTCTATTCCAACGTGGACAACGTGAGCGTGAAAACCGGCCAGAAGGTCTCGCGTGGGCAGGCCCTGGCCAAGGCGCGCAGCTCCGGCGCCTCGGCGGTGCATTTCGAGGTGCGCGACGGCTTCGACAGCCTCGACCCGATGCCCTACCTCACGAACTGA
- a CDS encoding protein-L-isoaspartate(D-aspartate) O-methyltransferase → MNEPDPDTAERKMQFLFALRSRGVTDKRVLAAMEKIDRAPFVRGYFATRAYDDTPLPIACGQTISQPSVVGLMTQALRVGARDTVLEIGTGSGYQAAILSVLARRVYTVDRHSRLVREASELFRELDLTNITSRTVDGSHGLPEQAPFDRILVTAAAEDPPGPLLAQLKIGGIMVLPVGQSDAVQRLIRVTRTETGLDYDELMPVRFVPLLEGLGRDT, encoded by the coding sequence ATGAACGAACCGGACCCCGATACCGCCGAACGCAAGATGCAGTTCCTCTTCGCGCTGCGCTCGCGCGGCGTGACGGACAAGCGCGTGCTGGCGGCCATGGAAAAGATCGACCGCGCGCCCTTCGTGCGTGGATACTTCGCCACCCGCGCCTATGACGACACGCCCCTGCCCATCGCCTGCGGCCAGACCATCTCGCAGCCTTCGGTGGTGGGGCTCATGACGCAGGCGCTCAGGGTCGGCGCGCGCGACACCGTGCTCGAGATCGGGACCGGCTCGGGCTACCAGGCCGCGATCCTCAGCGTGCTGGCACGGCGGGTCTACACGGTGGACCGCCACAGCCGCCTCGTGCGCGAGGCGAGCGAGCTCTTCCGAGAACTCGACCTCACCAACATCACCAGCCGGACCGTCGACGGAAGCCACGGCCTGCCCGAACAGGCGCCCTTCGACCGCATCCTCGTGACCGCCGCCGCCGAGGATCCGCCCGGCCCCCTATTGGCGCAATTGAAAATCGGCGGTATCATGGTGCTTCCGGTGGGTCAGTCGGACGCGGTGCAACGTCTCATCAGGGTCACGCGCACCGAGACAGGCCTCGACTATGACGAATTGATGCCGGTGCGCTTCGTGCCCCTGCTCGAGGGGTTGGGGCGCGACACGTGA
- the surE gene encoding 5'/3'-nucleotidase SurE: MRILITNDDGINAPGLDVLQDIASGLAGPDGEVWCVAPAFEQSGVGHCISYTQPMMISELGPRRFAAQGSPADCVIAAIHDVMKDTPPDLVLSGVNRGNNAAENAVYSGTVGAAMEAALQGVNAIALSQFFGPGNRDLDDVWEAARQHGLATCRSILDAALWGNDDYGIFFNVNFPPVPGGEVRGMRAARQGFRRDMGFGVKPQLSPSGRRFLWVTGAPQQQPTAPGSDADVNLAGYISVTPMRADLTAHDALEALKTIE, encoded by the coding sequence ATGCGCATCCTGATCACCAACGACGACGGCATCAACGCGCCGGGGCTCGATGTCCTTCAGGACATCGCCTCCGGCCTCGCGGGGCCGGATGGCGAGGTGTGGTGCGTGGCGCCCGCGTTCGAGCAATCAGGCGTCGGGCATTGCATCTCCTACACGCAGCCCATGATGATCTCCGAGCTGGGGCCACGCCGCTTCGCAGCGCAGGGCAGCCCGGCCGACTGCGTGATCGCGGCGATCCATGACGTGATGAAGGACACGCCGCCCGACCTCGTGCTCTCCGGGGTGAACCGGGGCAACAACGCGGCCGAGAACGCGGTCTATTCCGGCACCGTGGGCGCCGCGATGGAGGCCGCGCTCCAGGGCGTTAACGCCATCGCGCTCAGCCAGTTCTTCGGTCCCGGCAACCGCGATCTCGATGACGTCTGGGAGGCCGCGCGCCAGCACGGGCTCGCCACCTGCCGCAGCATCCTCGACGCGGCGCTCTGGGGCAACGACGATTACGGCATCTTCTTCAACGTCAACTTCCCCCCCGTGCCGGGCGGCGAGGTCAGGGGGATGCGCGCGGCACGGCAAGGCTTCCGCCGCGACATGGGCTTCGGCGTCAAGCCACAGCTCTCGCCCTCGGGGCGCCGCTTCCTCTGGGTCACCGGCGCGCCGCAGCAGCAGCCCACCGCGCCCGGCTCGGACGCCGACGTGAACCTCGCGGGCTATATCTCGGTCACGCCGATGCGGGCCGATCTCACCGCCCATGACGCGCTCGAGGCGCTCAAGACGATCGAATGA
- a CDS encoding SDR family oxidoreductase, with the protein MTQNDTKIALVTGASRGLGAAMAERLCTSHHIVAVARTVGALEELDDRIKAKGGAATLAPMDVTNTDAMAQLCRSIYDRWGKLDLWIHAAIHAAPLAPTAHLDARDMEKSVATNVTATATLIPFLSPLLGETGHAVFLDDPRGGEKFFGAYGATKAAQIALARSWQAETPRTGPHVHILEPRPMPTAIRARFHPGEDRDALTPPADEAARLLQGLV; encoded by the coding sequence ATGACCCAGAATGACACGAAGATAGCCCTCGTCACCGGCGCCTCCCGCGGTCTCGGGGCGGCCATGGCCGAACGGCTTTGCACCAGCCACCACATCGTCGCGGTGGCCCGCACCGTGGGCGCGCTCGAGGAGCTTGACGACCGCATCAAGGCCAAGGGCGGCGCGGCGACGCTCGCGCCCATGGACGTGACCAATACCGACGCCATGGCACAGCTCTGCCGGTCGATCTACGACCGTTGGGGCAAGCTCGATCTCTGGATCCACGCGGCGATCCATGCCGCGCCTCTCGCGCCCACTGCGCATCTCGATGCCCGCGACATGGAGAAATCCGTCGCGACGAACGTGACGGCGACGGCAACGCTCATCCCGTTCCTGTCGCCGCTTCTGGGCGAGACGGGCCACGCGGTCTTTCTCGACGATCCCAGGGGCGGCGAGAAATTCTTCGGGGCCTACGGCGCGACCAAGGCCGCGCAGATCGCCCTCGCCCGCTCGTGGCAGGCCGAGACGCCGCGGACCGGGCCGCATGTCCACATCCTCGAACCCAGGCCGATGCCCACCGCCATCCGCGCCCGTTTCCACCCCGGCGAGGATCGCGATGCCCTCACGCCACCCGCCGACGAGGCCGCGCGCCTGTTGCAGGGGCTGGTCTGA
- a CDS encoding biotin transporter BioY, translating into MTIETTQRRIARQGGAVRAAGLVLGGSLLIAAAAQVSVGWPVPMSLQTLAVLVVGMSLGARLGALAVVAYLAEGAMGLPVFANGMSAPALAGPTAGFLFGFVGMAYLAGLAADMGLARRLVPAALCAAAISLLLYGPGLAWPALVMGKTLPELWGGWMAPFLLGDAIKAVLAAMIVCGGSALLGRLRG; encoded by the coding sequence ATGACCATCGAAACGACGCAGCGGCGCATCGCGCGCCAGGGGGGAGCGGTCCGCGCCGCGGGGCTCGTCCTCGGCGGGTCGCTCCTGATCGCGGCCGCGGCACAGGTGAGCGTGGGCTGGCCGGTGCCGATGAGCCTTCAGACACTGGCGGTCCTGGTGGTGGGGATGAGCCTCGGCGCGCGGCTAGGCGCGCTGGCGGTCGTGGCCTACCTCGCCGAGGGGGCGATGGGCCTGCCGGTCTTTGCCAACGGCATGTCCGCGCCCGCGCTGGCCGGCCCGACGGCGGGGTTCCTCTTCGGCTTCGTGGGCATGGCGTATCTCGCCGGGCTGGCGGCGGACATGGGCCTTGCGCGGCGGCTGGTTCCGGCGGCGCTTTGCGCGGCGGCGATCTCGCTTCTTCTCTACGGGCCTGGCCTTGCGTGGCCCGCGCTCGTCATGGGAAAGACCCTGCCCGAGCTGTGGGGCGGCTGGATGGCGCCGTTCCTGCTGGGTGACGCGATCAAGGCGGTACTCGCGGCGATGATCGTCTGCGGCGGCTCCGCGCTTCTGGGCCGGCTCCGCGGCTGA
- a CDS encoding DUF6778 family protein — translation MKPVRIFAALLLGLGLSACAATETATRNASLIADAPAPAAASIRVEEVTVSVPRSLKVSEANRYFPGGDIVWREDGPGDRHVQVQKIVEEAIGAGVTGLDGATPVDLHIEITRFHALTEKARYTTGGVHDIEFMVTLLHPETHQPLGPSHHVDAGFKAYGGQKAIAAEAKGLTQKVRINRHLQGVIRDELTKAGGHKQASLGVYKVFD, via the coding sequence ATGAAACCCGTTCGTATCTTTGCCGCGCTTCTGCTGGGCCTCGGCCTGAGCGCATGTGCCGCGACCGAGACCGCGACCCGCAACGCGTCGCTCATCGCCGATGCACCCGCACCCGCGGCCGCGTCGATCCGCGTCGAGGAGGTGACGGTGAGCGTGCCGCGCAGCCTCAAGGTGTCGGAAGCCAACCGTTACTTCCCCGGCGGCGACATCGTCTGGCGCGAGGACGGCCCGGGCGATCGCCATGTGCAGGTGCAGAAGATCGTCGAGGAGGCGATCGGTGCCGGCGTCACGGGGCTCGACGGGGCGACACCGGTCGACCTGCATATCGAGATCACCCGCTTTCACGCGCTGACCGAGAAGGCGCGCTATACCACCGGCGGCGTGCATGACATCGAGTTCATGGTGACGCTTCTGCATCCCGAGACGCATCAGCCGCTCGGTCCGTCGCATCACGTGGATGCGGGGTTCAAGGCCTATGGCGGACAGAAGGCCATCGCGGCCGAGGCGAAGGGCCTCACGCAGAAGGTGCGCATCAACCGTCATCTCCAGGGAGTCATCCGCGACGAACTGACCAAGGCCGGCGGACACAAGCAGGCAAGCCTCGGGGTCTACAAAGTCTTCGACTGA
- a CDS encoding RSP_2647 family RNA methyltransferase — MTPSPLPVIRLKPKTDPRRIRHGFPWVYDNEIVTDRRTKAIPSGALAVLEDAERGTLGLVAVNPRSRIFARMLDRDTGAEIGEDWFRVRLARALDLRMRLFDAPFYRLVHAEADGLPGVIIDRFGDVAVIQPNTAWAEAHLGALAAALAGVTGIGTILKNAGGWARGLEGLDDQSAVLHGVAPDGPVEVPMNGAVYMADLLEGQKTGLFFDQRPNHAFAKGLSEGARVLDVFSHVGGFGLAALAGGAARVLAVDSSAPALALAREGAARMGAEGRFETRQGDAFDTLAALADEGAAFDVVICDPPAFAPTKKAFDRGLRAYERIARLAAPLVAEGGILGLCSCSHAADLGAFRQASVRGIGRAGREGRLLHTGFAGPDHPMHPQLAESGYLKVLFFAL, encoded by the coding sequence ATGACGCCGTCCCCTCTGCCCGTGATCCGCCTGAAACCCAAGACCGACCCGCGCCGTATCCGGCACGGGTTTCCGTGGGTCTACGACAACGAGATCGTGACGGACCGTCGCACGAAGGCCATCCCGTCCGGGGCGCTGGCCGTGCTCGAGGATGCCGAGCGCGGGACCCTGGGCCTGGTCGCGGTCAATCCACGCTCGCGCATCTTCGCGCGAATGCTTGACCGCGACACGGGCGCCGAGATCGGCGAGGACTGGTTTCGGGTGCGGCTCGCGCGGGCGTTGGACCTGCGGATGCGGCTCTTCGATGCGCCCTTCTACCGGCTGGTCCATGCGGAGGCGGATGGTCTGCCCGGCGTGATCATCGATCGTTTCGGCGACGTGGCCGTCATTCAGCCCAACACGGCCTGGGCCGAGGCGCATCTGGGGGCGCTGGCCGCGGCGCTGGCCGGGGTGACCGGTATCGGAACGATCCTGAAGAACGCAGGCGGATGGGCGCGGGGCCTCGAAGGGCTCGACGACCAGAGCGCGGTGTTGCACGGCGTGGCGCCCGACGGGCCGGTCGAGGTGCCGATGAACGGCGCGGTCTACATGGCGGACCTGCTGGAAGGCCAGAAGACCGGGCTGTTCTTCGACCAGCGGCCCAACCATGCCTTCGCCAAGGGGCTGAGCGAGGGCGCGCGGGTGCTTGACGTCTTTTCGCATGTGGGCGGCTTCGGTCTGGCGGCACTTGCGGGCGGTGCTGCGCGGGTGCTGGCGGTGGACAGTTCGGCCCCCGCGCTGGCGCTGGCCCGCGAGGGTGCCGCGCGGATGGGGGCCGAAGGGCGGTTCGAGACCCGCCAGGGGGATGCGTTCGACACATTGGCGGCGCTGGCCGATGAGGGCGCGGCATTCGACGTGGTGATCTGCGACCCGCCCGCCTTCGCGCCGACGAAGAAGGCGTTCGACCGCGGGTTGCGGGCATATGAGCGGATCGCGCGGCTGGCCGCGCCGCTGGTCGCCGAGGGCGGGATCCTGGGCCTGTGCTCGTGCTCGCACGCGGCCGACCTCGGGGCGTTCCGGCAGGCAAGCGTGCGGGGCATCGGGCGCGCGGGGCGCGAGGGGCGGCTCTTGCACACGGGCTTTGCCGGGCCGGACCACCCGATGCATCCGCAACTTGCCGAGAGCGGGTATCTCAAGGTGCTGTTCTTCGCGCTATGA
- a CDS encoding RSP_2648 family PIN domain-containing protein, with translation MRALLDTCVIYPTVMRQVLLRVAARGAFTPLWSARIIAEWQRAAAKLGPEGVAQAEAEAALLRAEWPDAEVCYPPALEARLWLPDAADTHVLAAAIAGSADVIVTLNARDFPRNILAEEGVSRADPDAFLMGFHEARPALVAEAAAEVLAEARRMTGEAWEMRALLKKARLPRLGKALG, from the coding sequence ATGAGGGCGCTTCTGGATACTTGCGTGATCTATCCCACGGTGATGCGGCAGGTCCTGCTGCGCGTGGCGGCGCGGGGCGCGTTCACGCCGCTATGGTCGGCGCGGATCATTGCCGAATGGCAGCGCGCGGCGGCGAAGCTGGGCCCCGAGGGCGTGGCGCAGGCCGAGGCGGAGGCGGCGCTGCTGAGGGCCGAGTGGCCCGATGCGGAGGTGTGCTATCCGCCCGCGCTCGAGGCGCGGCTGTGGTTGCCGGATGCGGCGGATACGCATGTGCTGGCCGCGGCGATCGCGGGATCGGCGGACGTGATCGTGACGCTCAACGCACGCGATTTTCCGCGAAACATCCTGGCCGAGGAAGGGGTGAGCCGGGCGGATCCCGATGCGTTCCTGATGGGGTTCCACGAGGCGCGGCCGGCGCTGGTGGCCGAGGCGGCGGCCGAGGTGCTGGCCGAGGCGCGCCGGATGACGGGCGAGGCGTGGGAGATGCGCGCGCTGCTCAAGAAGGCGCGGCTGCCGCGGCTGGGCAAGGCGCTGGGATAG
- a CDS encoding M48 family metalloprotease: MLKFMPIILAIAYAVAMYRFSVWRTRRELDARSTELADPLLKRMTDRLARALDLPRIRVHIYEIDPVNGLAAPDGRIFITRGFYRKFQQGEVSADELASVIAHELGHVALGHTRKRMIDFSGQNAMRAALAMLLSRFLPGIGIWIANGLTSLLAARLSRSDEYEADAYAAALLTRAGIGTAPQKSLFRKLEALTQSRGGAMPAWLMSHPKTDERIAAIEKMEQRWGVEGP; this comes from the coding sequence ATGCTCAAGTTCATGCCGATCATCCTCGCCATCGCCTACGCGGTCGCGATGTATCGCTTCTCCGTCTGGCGCACCCGGCGCGAGCTTGACGCGCGTTCGACCGAGCTGGCGGACCCCCTGCTCAAGCGCATGACCGATCGGCTGGCCCGCGCGCTCGACCTGCCCCGCATCCGCGTCCACATCTACGAGATCGACCCCGTGAACGGCCTCGCTGCGCCCGACGGGCGCATCTTCATCACGCGCGGCTTCTACCGCAAGTTCCAGCAAGGCGAGGTCAGCGCCGACGAGCTCGCCTCGGTGATCGCGCACGAGTTGGGGCACGTCGCCCTCGGCCATACCCGCAAACGCATGATCGACTTCTCGGGCCAGAACGCCATGCGCGCCGCGCTCGCCATGCTGCTGTCGCGCTTCCTCCCGGGGATCGGCATCTGGATCGCGAACGGCCTCACCTCGCTTCTCGCCGCGCGCCTGTCGCGCTCGGACGAGTACGAGGCCGACGCCTACGCCGCCGCGCTCCTCACCCGGGCCGGGATCGGCACCGCCCCGCAGAAATCGCTCTTCAGGAAGCTCGAGGCGCTCACCCAGTCCCGCGGCGGGGCCATGCCCGCCTGGCTCATGAGTCATCCCAAGACCGACGAGCGCATCGCGGCCATCGAGAAGATGGAGCAGCGCTGGGGCGTCGAGGGCCCCTGA